CCTTTTTATATGGAACAATTTCAACTCTAATAATCTCACCTATTTGCGAGGAATTATTTTTTAGAAAATTCTTATTGAAAAAATTAATGGAACAAAACAGTCAAAAGATTGGAATCATAATTTCAAGTTTATGTTTTGCAATTATTCACATTGAAACACCATTTAATTTATTTCCTACATTCATTTTTGGAATTATAAGCAGTTTGATTTTTATAAAAACAAAAAAAATAGGTTATTCAATTTTATTACATTTTTTAGTCAATTTATTGGTTCAGACTTTATACGTATTTGACTTTACTTTTGACAGGTGGTTGTTAGATTTAAATTTTAATGTTATATATTGGATTATGTTTTTAATAGGAATTGGAATAACATATTTCGGAATAAAAAAACTACTGGCAACACCGTATAAAATTAATGGCTAGTTCTCGCCTACTTACGAAAATCCTCGCGGATTTTCTATCTGGTGTTTATTTGCTAAATTAGGTGCTTAAACACGCCACTAACCTTATACATAAACGTTGCCTACAATTGCAGAGCTCAATTCAAAACGTGTAATACCGAATATAAAAACCACTGATTTTAAGCTACCTTTATAAGTCTTTAGCTAACATTAAGCACACAGTTAACCAATTCAGAATTTTAGCCAGATAATGTAAAAATTACGATCTTCCGATATTCACTCAGACGCAACAACGACGCAAACCGAATTAGCTTGTTTCCCAATAAAAAAATAAAAATTAAAAACTGTAGGCAACACAGCATATAAAAAATTGTTTACTTTAGTGTCTAAATTATGGAAGTTGTTTATTTACTTACTGCTGAAATTCCTTCGGAATTTCATTGCTCGTAAACACAACTTTCCATATCCAACAACGTTGTGTGCAATTTGAGAAAAATCTGAATTTGAAAATGGAATATAGAATTGGTGACTTTTATGACGGAGAAGTAGGTAACTATAACCTGAAAAAGGAATATCTGTTTTCATATTCTTTTTCACCTGGACTTTATGACAAATTGTGTACAATAAATCTTTTTGTAAAGAGCAGTTTGACTTATGAATTATTTCTGTTTTTCTATGACCAAAACCAACAGAGTTTGGAATCATTAAAAGAAAATCCTAGAGAAGCGAGAATTCATTTTTATCAAGAAAGCAAATTACCCTTTGCCATAAAGCAAACTTTATTGGAAATCGCAAACCCTGAATTCCATTTAAAAGATTCGTATTATAATTCAAAAAACACTTTTGGAATATTAGATAGGACTTCCATAAATGCCAAGATAAATCTGGAGAAAAAATACTTTTCAATTGATTTGAGTCTAGACACATTAGATAAGAACTTATTTAAGACAGAATCTGAATTAAATTTTTTAAAGCTAATAGAACAAACAGAAAGTTTTTTAGAAAAAACAAGAGACTTTCATATGGAAACTTATGAATAAAAAACTGCACACAACACCGTATATAATTTATTGCTAGTTTCTTGCCTACTTGCGAAAGTCCTCGCGGACTTTCTTGGTCGGTAATTATTTACTAAATTAGTTGCTTGAAACACGCAACAAACCATATACAAAAACGTTGCCTACAATTGCAACGCTCTATTCAAAACGTGTCATAACGAATATAAAAACCACTGATTTCAAGCTAACTTTATTAGTCTTTAGCTAACATAAAGTACACAGTTAACCAATTCAGAATTTTAGCCAGATAATGTAAAAATTACGATCTTCCGATATTCACTCAGACGCAACAACGACGCAAACCGAATTAGCTTGTTTCTCAATAAAAAATAAAAATTAAAAACTGTAGGCAACACCGCATATAAAAAATTGTTTACTTTAGTGTCTTAATTATGGAAGTTGTTTATTTACTTACTGCTGAAATTCCTTCGGAATTTCATTGCTCGTAAACACAACTTTCCATATCCAACAACGTTAGCAAACATTAGGAATGAAACGACCGAATTGGCAAATAAGTTTTAGAAATCTACCAACAATTCCTAATTCAAAAAGATGGATAAAAGGGGAAAGCGAAACTCTTGAACAAAGAATATCAAAAAAACTGGTTCTAGACGAAAACATTAGTTCTTCCGAAAGAAAAGTTATGCAAGATTTGATTATGTTTTATGGAGTTTTATATAAATCATTACAACAATTAGAATTTCAAACCTTCACTCAAAAAGACTTTAAGAATTTTACAAATTACATTTTCTATGCTTTTAATTATGTTCCGTTATTAGCAAATAAATTAACCATCTATCAAATTTATAGAGTTGTTATAAATGAGAATATTATCGGTTCTAAAAAATCCTTGAATAAAAAAAGGTTTCTTGCTTATCCACCTTTGCATATCGTCAAAAGAATAAACAGATACAACAGAGCGAATTCAATAAATAATACTGTTTTTTATGGAGCAGAAACAATTGACACAGCACTAAATGAAATAAAACCAAAAATTGGAGATGTCGTTTCCATTGGTGTATGGAAACCAAATGTTGAGCGAGAATTTAACAGTTATCCGATTTCTCATAGCCAAAAAGCATTCGGAATAAACGAAAAATCCACAAATGCGACTAAAGCGTTAAGTGAATACTGGAAAAATCACGATAGTTTATTAAATGATTTTATGGAACCTTATTTTCACGTTTTAGGACACGAATATTCTAAACCAATAAAACATAATTACGAATATCTAATAAGCTCAATGTTTTCGGACAGAATATTTGACAATGAAAAACGAGAAAATACTTCGTTTGACTTTGAATGCATAATATATCCAAGTGTCGGAAATAAATTTAAAACAAGTAACGTAGCAATTAGAAAAGATATTTTGAGACACGATTTTGACTTAACGAAAGTAATAGAGTTTGAGGTTACGGAATGTAATTATGACAAAAATCAAACTAACAACCCAGAAGCCATTACTCTTGTCGAATACAAAAATTTGAAAGAAACAACAGAGATTGTTGAAAATGATATAGTATGGAAATAATAACGTTTGCTAACAATGTGTATAATTAATTGCTTGGTTTAAGCCTACTTACGAACATTCCTGCGGAATTTTCTATCTGTGATTTATTTGCTAACTTAGTTCCTTAAATCACGCAACAAACCATATGCTAAACCGTTATCTGTAATTTAATATGAACGAACTAAATCAAATAGAGAGAATAAAAATAAAACTTGAGAAAGTTCTAATTATAGATTCAGAATATCAAGAATTTGGTGTAAGTTCGCACAAATATCAAATTAACAAACCGGCTACTGAAAAAGAAATTGAGGAATTCGAAATTAAATATGGTATTGAACTTCCAACAGGTTACAAACAATTTTTATTAGAAGTTGGAAATGGTGGTTTAGAATATGAAGACAATGGAAACCTTAAACCTAGTGCTGGACCATTTTACGGAATATATGAATTATTTGATAGCGCAGAAATTTTTACTGAATCCTCTACTTTAAGAAAAGACGTTTTTTTTAACTCAAAAATAACCGAAAGTGATTGGAGAAGTATTACTTGGGATAAATTTGATATAATATCAGATGAAGAATTTGAACAGTTATACAATAAACTTCTTTCTGGAATTATGATTATTAGCTATGGTGGTTGTTCTAACTATCAAGGATTAATTCTCAATGGAAAAGATAAAGGTAAAGTCATATATGTGTACGATGAAATAGAATACAAACCACATATAGCTGAAGAAGGTTATTTTCTAGATTGGTATGAATCTTGGCTTGATAAAATAATAGAAAAAAATAAAAATGGGACACCATATTGAAGCAATCATAACCTCTGAAAAACCAAATAAAACTAAAATAGAAGTCTTGGATTTACCTGTTTTCTTTGAAAATGGATTTAATATTATTCCTCTTGATGTTTGTCACACTACCTATTGGGGAAAAAAATGGAATGTCTATGATGAGAATGGAGATTGCTTTGGAGGAGTTAACCTACTCTGTCTGAGAAGCATTGAACGTATAGCTAAAGAAATTGAAATTTCAAATTTTGCTCTTATCGCTACTGATTATAATGGTGGCATTGGAGAACAAGCAGCAATTGTTTACAAAGATAAACGTGAAATTCGAATTAACGGAAACTACTATTCTCATTATTCTGGAATGGATGTAGTTGATATAAATTCTGCTTTACGTAATATTGGAGTAACGAAAACAAAAAAATCTGATGAATTTGATTCAATTAATTTATCAAGTTATAGAAGTTTTGATAAGTATTTCGAAAAGTATGAAGTTGCTTGCGAAGACGAATAAAAACTACAGATTACAATGTGTATAATTCATTGCTAGTAAAGGCTTACTTACGAAAATTTCGCTGGAATTTTCTATCTGTGATTATTTGCTAACTTTAGTGCTTAAACACGCCACTAATCTTATACATAACCGTTAGCTATAATGTTGAACGAACATCACAAATGAAAAGAATACTTACCATTTCAATCTTAATGATAAACTTATTAAACTTATTTGGTTGCAAAGCCCAAAAGGAAAATGACCCTTATTGGGAATTTGATAAAACCGAACATTTCCGACCTGAACTGAACAAAGCCGAATTCTTTAAATTAAGTGGTTATGATTTTGGTTGGTTTGTTCTTGAACCAATATCAAAATTTGTAAAGGACAAGGAATTCGAAATTGAGAAAGGTAAATCCTTGTCTTACGGACAGAAAGCTCTCTATTATTGGTGGTATTTAGATGCCCAAGTTACAAATGGTGGATTTGTTCAATTCTACTACAATGGTTACGGACCATATATTCCAACAATAATTAAAGGATTAGAACATATTGGAGATAATGAAATGGCAAATCTGGTTAAAAAAGCAGATAAAATCTATCAAAAGAACAAAAAGCTAATGGACAAGGCTCAAGAAAGTGATTTGTTTGAAAGTAACCTTTATGATAGACTTGACGAATTATCCTTACTTGATGATGATTACTATGAAATGAATAAAAAGACAATGTCCTTAATTGAATCTTACATTCGTAAAAATCCCAATGAAGTTTGTCTCGATGAAGATGGAAAAGAATTTGACATGACTTTTACTGGACTTTGTAAGACCTTCTATGATAACAAAAAAATCAAAGAAGAGTTTCAGCTTGAAAAAGGTTTTATAAATGGAGAATTCAAGTCCTTTTATGACAACGGGAAGCCAAAAGAAGTAATTCATTATCTAAACGGTGAACATACAGGAGAGCAGAAAGAATTCTATGATAATGGAAAACTAAAATATCAAGTAACCAAAGAACCATCAAAAAATATTTTCATACAAGAATGGTACTATGACAATGGAAATCCTAAAAAGCTCGAATCAAAACTGATAGAAAAAAACGAAAGGATTGGAGAATATAAAGAATGGTATGAAAACGGACAACTGTCAGAAACAGAAATTTATAAATCAGCTTATGAGCGTGAGGGAGATTGGCTTGAATTCTATGAAAACGGAAATAAAAAAGTAGAAGCTGAATTCATAAATGGAAAATACATACTAAAAAATTATTGGAACGAAAAAGGAAAACAAACTCTAATAACAGGAACTGGATATAGTGAGTTCTATTCAAAATCTAATTTCAAAGATGACACACCAGAATTACACTATCGAGAATACAAAAATTTTATTCCACACGGAGTTTGGAAAGAACTTAAAAACGACACATTACAACGACTAGTAAATTATCAAAATGGTAAGCGACACGGTAAAATGGAGGTCTATTACAATAATGGAAATCTAAAAGAAGAAACTATCTATGAAAATGGAAATTCTGTTTCAACTAAAAAGTTTCGAAAATTTAAAAACCCTAAAGTCAAAACATTTGTTGTTTCAAGAATTTGCAAAGGTTGCTACAAAGATTATGAGGAATATCAATTACCTGAAAATGACCCAAAACCTTTAAATGATTTGGAATTGACAGTAAATTTTCAAGCCGAACCATCAATATTTGAACCTTATGGAGATGACCATATTATGTTTTATGGATATTATGCATTCGTTAATGAAAAAGGACTTATAGACGAAATCAAATTTGCGGTAGCTGACAATATGTGGTTGGATGAACAAGTAAAAGCAAGTATGTCGAAATTGAAATTTGAAACTGCTTTAAAAGATGGTAAACCCATTAAAAGCATACATTACGTTCGATATAAATTAAAACTGATTGAATAAAACACTATAGCTAACATAGTGCTTTTTTATAAGTCACTAAAACAGAAAGTCGTTCTTCTTTAGTTTTAAACTTATTAGCATTTGAATAAAGTAAAGTTTGACGTTTTAACTTTCCTGTATTAGGATCCCGATAAGAAAAATAAACACACCAACGTTTTTTAGGTCTCCGTTTGCTGAGTAAATCTTAGGGGGAGAATAATTTTTTTTCAAAGTTAAATCGTATTCAATTTGCAATTCTTGTGCAAGATAATCAAAAATAGTATGCATAAAAAAACGGATTGTGAGACACAATCCGTTGATTTTATTAGCATGAAGCTTAGTAGCGGGAACTGGACTCGAACCAGTGACCTTCGGGTTATGAGTTTGAAAAACACCCCGATTCTACTCCTATTAGCTATCTCGCTGATTAAAACGTGTACGGAATCATGTACTCTGATTTATAATTTAATTTATATCAAATATAACCTTTAATTGGGATGTAATACATTTTATTTAATAGTTGTATTACAATTATTTTTCAGGCTACTAAAAACTATCCCTATCTATATCACTAAATACATCATCCTCACTTTCTATAAATGGATCATACCAGTCAGCTTTCTTCCTTGCCCATTGTAACCAATCTTTTTTTGCTTCACTTAACGTATTACTTTCAATCGATTTGTTCTCAACTTCATCTAAATAACTTTTCAAATTTTGAGATTTATACCATCTTCCCGATGAGTTGATTAAGGATTTAAAGTCTTTTTTTTCTTTTTCCCTTTTTTCTATAATTCGTTGTTCTATATCTCGTCGTATGCGCTGTTCCTCCCATCCTTTTTCTAGTTGAACTTGATATTCTTCCATTTCCTTACTAACCGCTTCTAACTTTATTAAAATATCGACTAACATACTATTGAGCGGTCGACTTTCCGAATCCCTCCACTCCTTGCTATTATGAGAATCAATTCTAAAAGAAAGTATACCTGAAGGCATCTTAGTTATCCAACTATGTTCTGGATGTTGCTCTCGTTTCATAATTTCCCTAAAACGAACTTTAATTTCTTGCTTATTAATGATTATTTTAGTTGATCCTTCAACATCAATTTTATGCCCTCTCTTTTTTAACAATTTTACTAACGCATCCATAAACAATAACGCATTTTTGATATTGTTTTTAGCCACAGAGATTGAAATCTGACCCTCCATAGTTGAAATAATTTCACCTTTGGAATAAAATCCTCTTTTTTGAAAATCTTTCATTCCTTGTTTAGCGGATACGATTAGTGGATCTGGTTTTTTCAGATGATCTGCGACAGTAAAATTTAGACTTGAATCTTCTAGCAATTCCTTCTTCAAATTATGCTTTTTTCCTTGAGGACTAATAAATTTGGCAAAAGAAGAGTCGTTTAAAATAACAACATAATCATCATTTGGGTTTGGCAAAGTTGCTCTTTCTACTACTACATTATGTTTTAACTTAGACCAATATCCATTTTTTGGCAATGGAACATTATGATCTCTACAAAAGCTTTTAAATACAGCTATTTTTATAGAATAATCCTTAATTATTTTTGATGCAGGTGTTGACCAAACTAAATTATATAAATCTGACCTGCTCATTTTATTTTCAATCATTTATCAATCAACTTAATATATCCCTCATTATACATAAAATAAACACATCTTTTGTAATGATTATATTCTGACAAATATCCTTTTCATTTGAAACAATTTGACTAGAACTTTCCGATTTTGCCATTTAATTGTTCATTGCATGTAAAAACAGCTAGTAGTTAAAGTTATTTTATAACATAATATCACTTATTTGTATTGAATGCTTGTATTATTGTTACCAATGTAAAAACACCTATTAATACGCCACATAAATATGCTAAAATAGAAGGTGAATTATATTGACTAATGATATATATTGAAAAAACATTAAAAACAATAGGAGAAAATACTAGCACAAAAAAGGAAATGCTCAATGGCAACTTAAATATCCCTTTAATCTTTTTGTTTTCATATTGATAATTAATAATATGATGTAAGAATGAAAAAGGTTTTATAATATTAACCGTATCTGTAAAAAGTCCTAAATCAAAAATCTTGTTACTAACAGCCTCGAAAATCGAAATTAAGTTAATATTATTATTCCATAATGTAATATTTCTTAGATAAACAAAAGAAAAAACGATAGGAATAAAATTCAACAACAAAGTAGTATCCTTTATTTCAAAGAATAGTACCTTAATCTCTGAAACAGAACTTTTGTTAAAAAAAATAAAAAAGTACAGCGTTAGTGCTATTATTAACAAATAGGAATTACGTGTTATTTGCTTATTATTACTTCTTAAATTTTCAGTTAATAAAGTGTGATAATAAATCAAATTAGAATGCTCAACCTCCCCTTTATCAGTATTAAGGGAATTTATCGTGTCTTTTGAAAGACTTTGTATATCTTCTAGTATTTCTTCCATTTGTTTAGGATCTAATTCCTTCATATCTCAATCTTAGGCATCATTATGCGTTGAAACTTTTGTTTACCAGTTACAGCTTCTCCTTTTAATCCATACTTTTTAGATTTTCTATTCCACCAAGAACTTGCCGATGGATGTGGAACCGAACCAACATAAGGCAATTGGTCTTTTAGCTCTTTAGATACATTCGATATAAAATTATCATACGCCTTACTACTTACAAAAATGATTTTATTTGGTTTTAACACCTCATTAATAACCATTAAATTTTCCAAAGCAACTTTACTGTCTATAGTATGAATGTTAATAGTTTCTCCTTCCACTTCCGATGGTCTTTGGAAATAATTTAAATAGACACATTCATCAAATAATTTAATCTCTGGATATATTTCCTGATAAGCTATTTCTAAGTTTCTAAAAATTCCATGCCCTTTGTCTAAAGTTTTAGAATTCTGATAGGTTTTAACAACTTCTCTTGTATTAAACCAGCCTTTATCATTACCAATACTCTCATAAAAAGATTTGGGATTTTTGTACCAATCGATCACTAAAAATTTATTGTTATGCCTTTTAGGTAAATAGTGACTCTCTGCTATAATAAGCACTTTAGCTCTTGCTTCGTTATAACTTAAACCAATATGAGGTAAATATGCTGGATGCAATCTTAAATGGCTTAATTTAGATTTTAGATCGTTGTCGTAGTTTTTTGTATTACCCATTAATGTTATCTATTTTACTTCCTTAATTAATTTTCGTTCTTTGCTTAGAACAATAACTCTTCTTTTTAATATATTTTATTTAAAAAAGCATAGCTAAACACTTTTAAATTTAATATTCTAACTTCTTCATCTTTTTATTCATTTCTTTAAAAGAAATTTCATCTATATGATCATCAATAAGCTTTTTTAAATCAGCTTTCGTATCCTTTAATTCTTTAGCATCTATATGATTCTCTAACTTAGAATGATGCAAAACACGAAGCACTTTACTAAACATAAAAACACGGTTAGCTACAACTAACGTTTCATTGTAAATATATTCTGTCACTTCCTTTTGAGGACTTAATATAACATCCTGAAAATCTACATAAAGACCTTGATTTTTTAGATTATCAAATCCTTGAAGTTTTCTTGTTGTATTTATAGTATGTATTAGTGGCTCTAAAGCTTTTATTAAATCAAGGCTTCCATTAATAAATTTATTAAACCAATTAACTCTTGTTTTAGCGATAGTTGTTGGTTTCTGTTCATCGTATTTAATTATTGTCTCTGACAAACCAACTCCCATTTCCATTAATTGTGCAATCTGATGCCTAATTTTATGGTCTCTAAAAAATTTATGAACCTCTTTGGCTTTATATACATTATAGCCTTCTGCATGTAGTCTAACTAAAATAGACTTGATTACTTCTTCTGTACTTAAAACTAATAAAGAAGTAGCAGAACTGAAAGATTTTCTAGATTCTGCAATTAATATGGCATCTTTTTTTAATTGTAATGCATTTATATAAATAGGCATATCTAAACCTATAGATTCTTTTGCTTTTAGATTGGGAAATTTTCTAATCATTATTTATTTAATTCTTAATAATTCCTCAATAATGTCTTTTTTAAACTTACTGAACGGACGCTTATGCATATTATCCTCTGATAATTCTATTCCAAAAATTAACCTATATTTTTCTTCCTTTGTCATAGTCAAATCACCTTTAAATGTATTTTCTAACAAATTTTTCAAGTAATTTTCAGAATACTTCATCCTTAAATCAATTAAATCTTTAAGCTCCTTTTCACTATGTTTACTATAAACTAATTTAGTTCCCAGTCCATCTAATGTTCTTTTAGTCTTAGCATCCATTTTGTCTTCATTCAAAAAAGTGATACCATATTGAGTGGCAGTGTTGGCAATAGAAGAAAATTTAAACCTTGAAGAAATATCTTTATCTAGATATGGATGTAGATATTCATCTGTATTAAAATGAGCTACAGATTTGACAGAAGAATTACATACTGAACATGATGGAATTAAATTATAGAAAGAAAGTGCAAATAACGGTCTCGTACCTTTGTCAAACCAGTGATCAAATTGACAAGTCATTCCTTTTTCTCCTGCATTTTTCCTAGCTGTAAAAATATATTGTCTATTACAAAACGTACAAGTGTGTTGATCTAGCCATTCTGCCAAATCATAGTTCAGTCCTTTCGCATCTGTAAACCAACCTCCATAGCCCTTTTCTTTAAATACCTCTGAACATCCATCATTAAATTCAATTAAATTATGATTTATATTATCCCACCATTCTACTCTTAAATCTAGTTCAAGTTGTAACATTTTATCTGGTTTTACTTTTATTATTCCCTCTAACTTTGGAATAATAAATGCAAAAAAACGATCATGACCTTCTATTCTTTTTAAATCTCTTGTACAAACTGAGCAACTCAAATTACTACATTTATAACCATTTGGGTTACTAGCTTTTTTTCTTCCAAGTTGTTTGCTTTTAACCCAACAAGTAACAACTGAATAATACTTATTTAATGCTTCTTTTTGCTCCCCTAAATAAATCATCTATGTCAAATCTTTTAAATCAATTCCTGCTTTCTCTGCTAAATCTCTAATTTGCTTAACGGTGTTTTCTTTATCTATTCTATTAGGAAAAACAGTTTGAAACATCTCTGTTAATTTATAATTCAATAAAGGTTCATCTATTATTTTTATCAGGGCTTCATGTTGGTTTATTATATCTATTGCGACTTCTGGATTAACTATATCTTCATTAATGAATGAATTAAGCCAATCTATTGTCTCCTGAATTTTTTCTTTAGCAAAATCTCCCATTAGTCCATCATCAACAAAAAAAGAATCAGCCAGTAAATCTGTTATGTTAGCACCAAAAGATTTCTGAGGCTTTTCAGGGTCATCATCTTTAAACACTTTAATAATTGAATTTTCTAACTTTTTCAAATAAGTAATATTGTTATTTGGAATATCTGATAGTGTTAATGCATCGTGTGTTGTAAAAACAATTTGGATAGTTGGTTTTTGATTTAATTCATTAAAGAGTTCTGGTAAAATTTCAGTTATAGATTTAATAAATTTTTTCTTCCAAGTTGCATGATACCCTGTCTCAGGTTCATCCAACAATAATAAATACTGTTTATGTTGTCTTATATGTTGTTCTCCTTTTCTAACAAAGGAATATATAGAACTATAAAAATTCAATAAGGATTGTTCTCCTGTAGAAAGTCTTTTTTCAGGAAAAATATTAAATATCCTAAACTCAAATTGAATGTATTGAATAGACTCATGAACATTTTGATATAATTTGATAAATGTCTTTAAAAAATCTTCTGATGGATCTTTTTTAACAGATAAGTTTAGCTCATTTGGCTTTTCAAAAATGAATATTTCTGTGTTTTTAAATAAAAAATTATATAGATTCCAAATAGCTAAAAAGCGCTTTATCGTTTGAATCGCATGATTCTTCATTTGACCAAACTCAAATCCGCCTGCAATTTTAGAAATCGGATAGGATTCTATTTTTTTTATAAGTTCCTCTGTCTTATCGAAAGTTATCTCTACTTTTTCTTCTAAGAACCTATATAACGGACCATCAATATTATCCAATCTTTTCTTAAGAAATACTAGTAGTTTTTTATCAAAATCTTCAGCATCTAAAATATCTTGAAATCCAAAATTATTTCCATTAGAATTAGTTTGTGCAAAAGTGTCATCTGTTACTAATAACGAAAGAATAAAAACTTCAAAATTATTTAGGAAATTAAAATTACCATGAATTGCAGTCTCATTAGAAATTGCATAATGATTCCACAACATTTCTAATTGCTTATTAATATATTTTCCAATTGTTGCATCTCTGTAAAAATCGGAATTTAAAAATGTAGATTTATTTACTTGATTAACTTTAATCACTAAATTTTCATAAAAAGGTATATCTTGATAATTCTTTTGAAGAAATTGACCTTTACCATTTAAAAAAAACACTTGCCTAAGTATAGTGTCATAATAATAATCTTCTAGACTGTCTTTAATAAGATTAGATTGACTAATTACACTCGAAATACTTTTTAAATTATAATCAATATGTGTAGAATAGTAAAGTGGATATAATTCTTCACTGGCGCCAAGAGCGTCATATTTAAAATCTGTTTTAAATGCAATTTTTGATTGATTATTAATAATAATCTTATCGTCATCCAAATAAATGGAGATGATTTCACATTTTGTATCTCTATTAAGAACACTCATAATAGATGTTTTACCTACACCATTATTACCTACAATAGCACTTATATTAGAAATCTTATCTCCAAAAAAGTTTTTAATATATTTTGGATTCTCTTTTTTTTCAATATTTAATTTATCATCAATTAACTTGAAATCGAAAATAAAGGTCCCTCCAAAATTAAAATATTCTGGTTTTTGCAGTAAGAAATGATTATCTATATATAATGCTAATAATTCCATTTTTATTTAGTCTTGTATTGTTCTTCCTCCATACCCAACTCTTGCTCTACCTCACCAACAGTAACTTGCCATACATTATATAGTCAATAACCAATCTCTAAGAGTTTTAGGTTTTGTGTCATACTATTCTTCAATTTCATCAGTATTTACAATTAGCAAAAACTGAGGGTTATAGCCAACTGTAACTTTTGTCTGATCCTGAGTTCTATTTTTAAATTGACTTATCAGTTCTTCCGAGTTCGTATTCAATATTGGAATTAAATCATCATCAAAAGTCTCTTCCAAACCAAAAGGAAACAAAAAAAAGAAATTTAGTTTGCCACTACTTTTAATTTTTTTGTACATTTTATTTATCTCTTCCGCCATGTTAATAGTGAAATATGAGAGTTCATGAAATGGAATCGCAAGATGTTTCTTTGTATCTCTGTGAAAATAAAATAGATGCCGAAAATATCTTAAATTATATAATTTAGGGTCAATTCTCATCCCATCATTAAAGTGGTAATCTGTAAATTT
The genomic region above belongs to Olleya sp. Hel_I_94 and contains:
- a CDS encoding AAA family ATPase; this encodes MELLALYIDNHFLLQKPEYFNFGGTFIFDFKLIDDKLNIEKKENPKYIKNFFGDKISNISAIVGNNGVGKTSIMSVLNRDTKCEIISIYLDDDKIIINNQSKIAFKTDFKYDALGASEELYPLYYSTHIDYNLKSISSVISQSNLIKDSLEDYYYDTILRQVFFLNGKGQFLQKNYQDIPFYENLVIKVNQVNKSTFLNSDFYRDATIGKYINKQLEMLWNHYAISNETAIHGNFNFLNNFEVFILSLLVTDDTFAQTNSNGNNFGFQDILDAEDFDKKLLVFLKKRLDNIDGPLYRFLEEKVEITFDKTEELIKKIESYPISKIAGGFEFGQMKNHAIQTIKRFLAIWNLYNFLFKNTEIFIFEKPNELNLSVKKDPSEDFLKTFIKLYQNVHESIQYIQFEFRIFNIFPEKRLSTGEQSLLNFYSSIYSFVRKGEQHIRQHKQYLLLLDEPETGYHATWKKKFIKSITEILPELFNELNQKPTIQIVFTTHDALTLSDIPNNNITYLKKLENSIIKVFKDDDPEKPQKSFGANITDLLADSFFVDDGLMGDFAKEKIQETIDWLNSFINEDIVNPEVAIDIINQHEALIKIIDEPLLNYKLTEMFQTVFPNRIDKENTVKQIRDLAEKAGIDLKDLT